A single genomic interval of Helianthus annuus cultivar XRQ/B chromosome 13, HanXRQr2.0-SUNRISE, whole genome shotgun sequence harbors:
- the LOC110899641 gene encoding protein KTI12 homolog — MALVVICGQPCSGKSTAALCLSEALNDLESKPNVRIIDETSFHLDRNQTYAEMTSEKNLRGVLRSEVDRSLSKDNIIIVDSLNSIKGYRYELWCLARAAGIRHCVLFTDVEETHCRKWNTERREKDESSYNDGIFEDLVRRFERPDRRNRWDSPLFELWPFKDGIEKSSPAIVDLVSYVTKKVDSKTRDVKILQPTIATQSVRFSEANSLYEMDRATQEVTSAIIEAQSLAMGGPVTGLSISHDLPTINISRSVGLPELRRLRKTFIKLTGQSSLSGPPPPSDADSAKRMFIDYLNREFGSE; from the coding sequence ATGGCTTTGGTTGTCATTTGTGGTCAACCATGCAGCGGGAAGTCAACAGCCGCTCTTTGCCTGTCGGAGGCTCTAAACGACCTAGAATCTAAACCTAACGTCCGAATCATCGACGAAACCTCCTTTCACCTCGACCGTAATCAAACCTACGCAGAAATGACCTCAGAAAAAAACTTACGCGGAGTGCTTAGATCTGAAGTAGATCGATCATTATCAAAAGACAACATAATAATCGTCGATTCCCTAAATAGCATAAAGGGTTACCGATACGAGTTATGGTGTCTTGCACGCGCTGCGGGGATCAGGCATTGCGTTCTTTTCACTGACGTTGAAGAAACGCATTGCCGGAAATGGAATACCGAACGCAGGGAGAAAGACGAAAGTTCGTATAACgacgggattttcgaagatttAGTACGAAGGTTCGAGAGACCTGACCGAAGGAACCGATGGGATTCACCGTTATTCGAGTTATGGCCGTTTAAAGACGGAATAGAAAAATCGTCTCCGGCTATTGTAGATCTTGTATCGTACGTAACCAAAAAAGTAGACTCGAAGACGCGAGATGTTAAAATCTTGCAGCCGACGATAGCGACACAAAGTGTGCGTTTTTCGGAGGCGAACTCACTTTACGAAATGGACCGAGCCACACAGGAGGTGACCAGTGCGATTATCGAGGCGCAGTCTTTAGCGATGGGTGGACCCGTGACCGGACTCTCTATTAGCCATGACTTGCCGACTATTAACATTTCGAGGTCGGTTGGATTACCCGAGCTTCGGAGGCTAAGAAAGACGTTCATAAAGTTGACTGGTCAATCGAGCTTAAGCGGGCCCCCACCGCCTTCGGATGCTGACAGTGCAAAGAGAATGTTTATTGACTATTTGAACAGAGAATTTGGAAGTGAATGA